A genomic region of Vitis vinifera cultivar Pinot Noir 40024 chromosome 7, ASM3070453v1 contains the following coding sequences:
- the LOC100245931 gene encoding adenylate isopentenyltransferase 3, chloroplastic: protein MQIYMHMRKQTQPLLSIPPGDLTMDVSGHRWPKGKVVVVMGATGTGKSRLSIDLATRFPAEIVNSDKMQVYEGLDIVTNKITEEEQRGVPHHLLRIAHPNVDFTASDFRDMASLSIESILGRGRLPIVVGGSNSYIEALVGDEYSKFRSRYECCFLWVDVSRSVLHSFVSKRVDKMVEKGMVEEVQQLFHPNADYTRGIRRAIGVPELDLYFRTEGFLDEEARARVLQEAVHEIKANTCKLACRQLEKIHRLKNVRKWKIHRLGATEVLRKCDREADEAWEKLVARPSTMMVAQFLYSVGATRSIATTSPPTIRAAASMEAALAATH, encoded by the coding sequence ATGCAAATTTACATGCATATGCGCAAGCAAACACAGCCTCTACTAAGTATCCCCCCCGGGGACCTCACCATGGATGTCTCCGGCCATCGGTGGCCCAAGGGGAAGGTGGTGGTGGTAATGGGGGCGACCGGCACGGGGAAGTCGCGGCTCTCCATCGACCTCGCCACCAGGTTTCCCGCAGAGATTGTGAACTCGGACAAAATGCAAGTCTACGAAGGACTAGACATCGTCACCAACAAGATCACAGAGGAGGAGCAGCGCGGCGTTCCTCACCATCTCCTCAGGATAGCGCATCCTAATGTGGATTTCACTGCATCCGATTTTCGGGACATGGCCTCACTCTCCATTGAATCAATCCTCGGTCGAGGGCGCCTCCCAATCGTCGTTGGGGGCTCCAATTCATACATTGAGGCCCTGGTTGGCGACGAATACTCCAAGTTCCGGTCCCGGTACGAGTGCTGCTTCCTCTGGGTGGACGTCTCCCGGTCGGTCCTTCACTCATTCGTCTCCAAACGGGTCGACAAGATGGTGGAGAAGGGAATGGTGGAAGAAGTTCAACAACTGTTCCATCCAAATGCAGACTACACGAGGGGGATAAGAAGAGCTATTGGGGTTCCGGAGCTCGATCTTTATTTCCGAACGGAGGGTTTCCTGGACGAAGAAGCTCGAGCTAGGGTTTTGCAGGAGGCAGTGCATGAGATCAAGGCTAACACATGCAAGCTAGCCTGTCGCCAATTGGAGAAGATTCATCGGCTCAAGAACGTCCGGAAATGGAAGATTCACAGGCTGGGCGCCACTGAAGTGCTCCGAAAGTGCGATAGAGAGGCTGATGAAGCATGGGAGAAGCTAGTGGCGAGGCCGAGCACCATGATGGTCGCGCAATTCCTCTACAGTGTGGGCGCCACCAGATCAATCGCCACCACTTCACCACCAACCATTAGAGCGGCAGCATCCATGGAAGCTGCCCTAGCAGCAACCCACTAG
- the LOC104879779 gene encoding uncharacterized protein LOC104879779 — protein sequence METSKILKLMILTILLVLTLKVDCQLMPPSPRPLCISQFALVNHACAMLPFNPNPAPVPPSPDEPGQSHAHSPGHGHGHGHGEGHGHGHSHSHRHGIRHRHQQSSAEEACCRWLKEIDDECVCDLLAHLPLFLTRPSHYYTVSVDPSCSVTFSCGGRLRA from the coding sequence ATGGAGACATCCAAGATTCTTAAATTGATGATCCTGACAATATTACTGGTTCTCACACTGAAGGTGGATTGCCAACTTATGCCCCCATCTCCCCGCCCGCTCTGCATCTCCCAGTTTGCGCTAGTGAATCATGCATGCGCAATGCTACCATTCAACCCAAATCCGGCCCCAGTCCCTCCATCGCCTGATGAACCTGGTCAGAGTCATGCCCATAGCCCTGGTCATGGTCATGGCCATGGTCACGGTGAAGGTCATGGCCATGGTCACAGCCACAGCCACAGGCATGGAATCAGGCACAGACACCAACAATCCTCTGCAGAGGAGGCTTGTTGCAGGTGGTTGAAGGAGATAGATGATGAGTGTGTTTGTGATCTGCTAGCTCACTTGCCCCTTTTCCTTACGAGGCCCTCACATTACTACACTGTTTCAGTTGACCCTTCATGCAGTGTTACCTTCTCATGTGGAGGGCGACTAAGGGCTTGA
- the LOC100853547 gene encoding transcription factor LRL2 isoform X2, producing MYVAEPYSIKARHFHFHFSLSHFLHALIKTLEPSSYIGAAFAMGNMEEQSGHENPLQLMSFSFGGSINDASYVPKDDPSHHFTRGSGKNENPPNALYLSQWIHGQPTSHNYVKFLEESSTFPHKAPAKDIVDAIPLPLADPSLIMDAWKENLSVPVLNNHHEASTSAAGFLCSSQNEVTYLNPQNGGQVNKFTSTQYQICTQDCTSRTQELNEDNFNVSKHNSRVAIAPPCFQSKPRSSASRQRASATDRRRRLRISERLKALQVLLPHSEGGKASVLDDIIDYIKHLQLQIKDLSQSRLGGQSTSDPFIFLEGYGHYILHDQMLKEPLEEMMGKLLEVNPSEATQLLEGRGLYVMPMTLVEGLLQTM from the exons ATGTACGTAGCCGAACCGTACAGTATAAAAGCAcgccattttcattttcatttctccCTTTCTCACTTCCTTCATGCTCTCATCAAAACCCTAGAACCTTCCAG CTACATTGGAGCTGCTTTTGCCATGGGTAATATGGAAGAACAAAGTGGGCATGAGAATCCTCTGCAGTtgatgtcattttcttttggtgGGAGTATTAATGATGCATCGTATGTACCAAAGGATGATCCTAGCCATCACTTTACCAGGGGGTCTGGAAAGAATGAGAACCCTCCGAATGCTCTGTATTTGTCTCAGTGGATTCATGGCCAGCCAACATCTCACAATTATGTCAAATTTCTAGAAGAAAGTTCAACATTTCCCCATAAGGCTCCTGCAAAAGATATAGTGGACGCCATCCCTTTACCG CTTGCTGATCCTTCCCTTATCATGGATGCTTGGAAGGAAAATTTGTCTGTCCCTGTACTCAATAACCACCATGAAGCTTCAACAAGTGCAGCAGGATTTTTATGCTCTAGTCAAAACGAG GTAACATACCTGAACCCACAGAATGGAGGACAAGTGAACAAATTCACCAGTACACAATACCAGATATGCACTCAG GATTGTACATCAAGGACACAAGAACTAAATGAAGATAATTTTAATGTTTCTAAACACAATTCAAGAGTAGCAATTGCTCCACCTTGTTTCCAATCGAAACCACGCAGCAGTGCATCACGACAGAGGGCATCTGCAACTGACCGT CGTCGCAGACTAAGAATCTCTGAAAGACTCAAAGCATTGCAAGTACTGCTCCCACATTCTGAG GGTGGTAAAGCATCCGTTCTTGATGATATCATTGACTATATCAAGCATTTGCAGTTACAAATCAAG GATTTAAGTCAAAGCCGATTGGGTGGTCAATCAACTTCtgatccttttatttttcttgag GGATATGGACACTACATTCTACACGATCAGATGCTGAAAGAACCACTTGAAGAGATGATGGGAAAGTTACTGGAGGTGAATCCATCAGAAGCTACACAATTATTAGAGGGTAGAGGCCTTTATGTGATGCCCATGACTTTGGTCGAAGGTTTACTCCAGACAATGTAG
- the LOC100853547 gene encoding transcription factor LRL1 isoform X5 encodes MYVAEPYSIKARHFHFHFSLSHFLHALIKTLEPSSYIGAAFAMGNMEEQSGHENPLQLMSFSFGGSINDASYVPKDDPSHHFTRGSGKNENPPNALYLSQWIHGQPTSHNYVKFLEESSTFPHKAPAKDIVDAIPLPVGSLHAVNGVSEIPSEVLYNSLANACGFKLADPSLIMDAWKENLSVPVLNNHHEASTSAAGFLCSSQNEVTYLNPQNGGQVNKFTSTQYQICTQDCTSRTQELNEDNFNVSKHNSRVAIAPPCFQSKPRSSASRQRASATDRRRRLRISERLKALQVLLPHSEGGKASVLDDIIDYIKHLQLQIKDLSQSRLGGQSTSDPFIFLEVLTIQPYLNRS; translated from the exons ATGTACGTAGCCGAACCGTACAGTATAAAAGCAcgccattttcattttcatttctccCTTTCTCACTTCCTTCATGCTCTCATCAAAACCCTAGAACCTTCCAG CTACATTGGAGCTGCTTTTGCCATGGGTAATATGGAAGAACAAAGTGGGCATGAGAATCCTCTGCAGTtgatgtcattttcttttggtgGGAGTATTAATGATGCATCGTATGTACCAAAGGATGATCCTAGCCATCACTTTACCAGGGGGTCTGGAAAGAATGAGAACCCTCCGAATGCTCTGTATTTGTCTCAGTGGATTCATGGCCAGCCAACATCTCACAATTATGTCAAATTTCTAGAAGAAAGTTCAACATTTCCCCATAAGGCTCCTGCAAAAGATATAGTGGACGCCATCCCTTTACCGGTTGGTAGCTTGCATGCTGTAAATGGGGTCTCTGAGATTCCAAGTGAGGTTTTATATAACAGTTTGGCAAATGCATGTGGTTTTAAGCTTGCTGATCCTTCCCTTATCATGGATGCTTGGAAGGAAAATTTGTCTGTCCCTGTACTCAATAACCACCATGAAGCTTCAACAAGTGCAGCAGGATTTTTATGCTCTAGTCAAAACGAG GTAACATACCTGAACCCACAGAATGGAGGACAAGTGAACAAATTCACCAGTACACAATACCAGATATGCACTCAG GATTGTACATCAAGGACACAAGAACTAAATGAAGATAATTTTAATGTTTCTAAACACAATTCAAGAGTAGCAATTGCTCCACCTTGTTTCCAATCGAAACCACGCAGCAGTGCATCACGACAGAGGGCATCTGCAACTGACCGT CGTCGCAGACTAAGAATCTCTGAAAGACTCAAAGCATTGCAAGTACTGCTCCCACATTCTGAG GGTGGTAAAGCATCCGTTCTTGATGATATCATTGACTATATCAAGCATTTGCAGTTACAAATCAAG GATTTAAGTCAAAGCCGATTGGGTGGTCAATCAACTTCtgatccttttatttttcttgaggTGCTTACTATTCAACCATATCTAAATAGAAGTTGA
- the LOC100853547 gene encoding transcription factor LRL2 isoform X4 has protein sequence MYVAEPYSIKARHFHFHFSLSHFLHALIKTLEPSSYIGAAFAMGNMEEQSGHENPLQLMSFSFGGSINDASYVPKDDPSHHFTRGSGKNENPPNALYLSQWIHGQPTSHNYVKFLEESSTFPHKAPAKDIVDAIPLPENLSVPVLNNHHEASTSAAGFLCSSQNEVTYLNPQNGGQVNKFTSTQYQICTQDCTSRTQELNEDNFNVSKHNSRVAIAPPCFQSKPRSSASRQRASATDRRRRLRISERLKALQVLLPHSEGGKASVLDDIIDYIKHLQLQIKDLSQSRLGGQSTSDPFIFLEGYGHYILHDQMLKEPLEEMMGKLLEVNPSEATQLLEGRGLYVMPMTLVEGLLQTM, from the exons ATGTACGTAGCCGAACCGTACAGTATAAAAGCAcgccattttcattttcatttctccCTTTCTCACTTCCTTCATGCTCTCATCAAAACCCTAGAACCTTCCAG CTACATTGGAGCTGCTTTTGCCATGGGTAATATGGAAGAACAAAGTGGGCATGAGAATCCTCTGCAGTtgatgtcattttcttttggtgGGAGTATTAATGATGCATCGTATGTACCAAAGGATGATCCTAGCCATCACTTTACCAGGGGGTCTGGAAAGAATGAGAACCCTCCGAATGCTCTGTATTTGTCTCAGTGGATTCATGGCCAGCCAACATCTCACAATTATGTCAAATTTCTAGAAGAAAGTTCAACATTTCCCCATAAGGCTCCTGCAAAAGATATAGTGGACGCCATCCCTTTACCG GAAAATTTGTCTGTCCCTGTACTCAATAACCACCATGAAGCTTCAACAAGTGCAGCAGGATTTTTATGCTCTAGTCAAAACGAG GTAACATACCTGAACCCACAGAATGGAGGACAAGTGAACAAATTCACCAGTACACAATACCAGATATGCACTCAG GATTGTACATCAAGGACACAAGAACTAAATGAAGATAATTTTAATGTTTCTAAACACAATTCAAGAGTAGCAATTGCTCCACCTTGTTTCCAATCGAAACCACGCAGCAGTGCATCACGACAGAGGGCATCTGCAACTGACCGT CGTCGCAGACTAAGAATCTCTGAAAGACTCAAAGCATTGCAAGTACTGCTCCCACATTCTGAG GGTGGTAAAGCATCCGTTCTTGATGATATCATTGACTATATCAAGCATTTGCAGTTACAAATCAAG GATTTAAGTCAAAGCCGATTGGGTGGTCAATCAACTTCtgatccttttatttttcttgag GGATATGGACACTACATTCTACACGATCAGATGCTGAAAGAACCACTTGAAGAGATGATGGGAAAGTTACTGGAGGTGAATCCATCAGAAGCTACACAATTATTAGAGGGTAGAGGCCTTTATGTGATGCCCATGACTTTGGTCGAAGGTTTACTCCAGACAATGTAG
- the LOC100240838 gene encoding uncharacterized protein LOC100240838, which produces MAWPSSFRMALLLLFFAAISTACLTLPIEKILKGFLLWIKRDLGPWGPLVLAVAYIPLTVLAVPASILTIGGGYLFGLPVGFFADSIGATIGATAAFILGRTLGRSYVTSKLKNYPKFQAIAVAIQRSGFKIVLLLRLVPLLPFNMLNYLLSVTPVTLGQYMLASWLGMMPITFAFVYIGTTLKDLSDIRHAWNDGSTSHWIFIALGFVVSVILMVSITKVAKASLDKALADNAEVEDILISPTLPIVAEPPMDLHKPLTIQIDPSEHHQT; this is translated from the exons ATGGCTTGGCCCTCCTCTTTCAGGATGGCGCTTCTTCTACTCTTTTTTGCCGCCATCTCCACCGCCTGCCTTACTCTCCCTATCGAGAAG ATTTTGAAGGGTTTCTTGCTATGGATTAAGCGTGATCTTGGACCTTGGGGTCCACTTGTTTT GGCTGTCGCATACATTCCTCTTACTGTCCTGGCAGTTCCAGCTTCAATACTTACG ATAGGAGGTGGCTACCTATTTGGGTTGCCTGTGGGGTTTTTTGCTGATTCTATTGGTGCAACCATAGGTGCAACAGCTGCATTCATTCTTGGAAGAACG CTTGGAAGATCATATGTTACCTCAAAGCTAAAGAATTATCCAAAGTTTCAGGCAATTGCTGTTGCGATTCAAAGATCTGGCTTTAAG ATTGTCTTGCTGCTTCGTCTTGTTCCCTTACTTCCATTTAACATGTTGAATTACCTCCTATCTGTGACTCCTGTTACATTGGGGCAGTACATGCTGGCTTCATGGTTGGGAATGATG CCAATCACATTTGCATTTGTGTATATTGGAACAACTTTGAAGGATCTTTCTGACATCAGACATGCATGGAATGATGGTTCCACAAGTCACTGG ATATTCATAGCACTGGGCTTTGTGGTATCTG TGATTCTGATGGTGAGCATCACTAAAGTTGCAAAGGCTTCTTTGGACAAGGCACTAGCTGACAATGCAGAGGTAGAGGACATCTTAATCTCACCAACACTACCCATTGTAGCTGAGCCGCCCATGGATCTCCATAAGCCTCTCACGATCCAGATAGATCCATCTGAACATCATCAAACATAA
- the LOC100853547 gene encoding transcription factor LRL2 isoform X3 produces MGDSCYIGAAFAMGNMEEQSGHENPLQLMSFSFGGSINDASYVPKDDPSHHFTRGSGKNENPPNALYLSQWIHGQPTSHNYVKFLEESSTFPHKAPAKDIVDAIPLPVGSLHAVNGVSEIPSEVLYNSLANACGFKLADPSLIMDAWKENLSVPVLNNHHEASTSAAGFLCSSQNEVTYLNPQNGGQVNKFTSTQYQICTQDCTSRTQELNEDNFNVSKHNSRVAIAPPCFQSKPRSSASRQRASATDRRRRLRISERLKALQVLLPHSEGGKASVLDDIIDYIKHLQLQIKDLSQSRLGGQSTSDPFIFLEGYGHYILHDQMLKEPLEEMMGKLLEVNPSEATQLLEGRGLYVMPMTLVEGLLQTM; encoded by the exons ATGGGTGATTCATG CTACATTGGAGCTGCTTTTGCCATGGGTAATATGGAAGAACAAAGTGGGCATGAGAATCCTCTGCAGTtgatgtcattttcttttggtgGGAGTATTAATGATGCATCGTATGTACCAAAGGATGATCCTAGCCATCACTTTACCAGGGGGTCTGGAAAGAATGAGAACCCTCCGAATGCTCTGTATTTGTCTCAGTGGATTCATGGCCAGCCAACATCTCACAATTATGTCAAATTTCTAGAAGAAAGTTCAACATTTCCCCATAAGGCTCCTGCAAAAGATATAGTGGACGCCATCCCTTTACCGGTTGGTAGCTTGCATGCTGTAAATGGGGTCTCTGAGATTCCAAGTGAGGTTTTATATAACAGTTTGGCAAATGCATGTGGTTTTAAGCTTGCTGATCCTTCCCTTATCATGGATGCTTGGAAGGAAAATTTGTCTGTCCCTGTACTCAATAACCACCATGAAGCTTCAACAAGTGCAGCAGGATTTTTATGCTCTAGTCAAAACGAG GTAACATACCTGAACCCACAGAATGGAGGACAAGTGAACAAATTCACCAGTACACAATACCAGATATGCACTCAG GATTGTACATCAAGGACACAAGAACTAAATGAAGATAATTTTAATGTTTCTAAACACAATTCAAGAGTAGCAATTGCTCCACCTTGTTTCCAATCGAAACCACGCAGCAGTGCATCACGACAGAGGGCATCTGCAACTGACCGT CGTCGCAGACTAAGAATCTCTGAAAGACTCAAAGCATTGCAAGTACTGCTCCCACATTCTGAG GGTGGTAAAGCATCCGTTCTTGATGATATCATTGACTATATCAAGCATTTGCAGTTACAAATCAAG GATTTAAGTCAAAGCCGATTGGGTGGTCAATCAACTTCtgatccttttatttttcttgag GGATATGGACACTACATTCTACACGATCAGATGCTGAAAGAACCACTTGAAGAGATGATGGGAAAGTTACTGGAGGTGAATCCATCAGAAGCTACACAATTATTAGAGGGTAGAGGCCTTTATGTGATGCCCATGACTTTGGTCGAAGGTTTACTCCAGACAATGTAG
- the LOC100853547 gene encoding transcription factor LRL2 isoform X1, translating into MYVAEPYSIKARHFHFHFSLSHFLHALIKTLEPSSYIGAAFAMGNMEEQSGHENPLQLMSFSFGGSINDASYVPKDDPSHHFTRGSGKNENPPNALYLSQWIHGQPTSHNYVKFLEESSTFPHKAPAKDIVDAIPLPVGSLHAVNGVSEIPSEVLYNSLANACGFKLADPSLIMDAWKENLSVPVLNNHHEASTSAAGFLCSSQNEVTYLNPQNGGQVNKFTSTQYQICTQDCTSRTQELNEDNFNVSKHNSRVAIAPPCFQSKPRSSASRQRASATDRRRRLRISERLKALQVLLPHSEGGKASVLDDIIDYIKHLQLQIKDLSQSRLGGQSTSDPFIFLEGYGHYILHDQMLKEPLEEMMGKLLEVNPSEATQLLEGRGLYVMPMTLVEGLLQTM; encoded by the exons ATGTACGTAGCCGAACCGTACAGTATAAAAGCAcgccattttcattttcatttctccCTTTCTCACTTCCTTCATGCTCTCATCAAAACCCTAGAACCTTCCAG CTACATTGGAGCTGCTTTTGCCATGGGTAATATGGAAGAACAAAGTGGGCATGAGAATCCTCTGCAGTtgatgtcattttcttttggtgGGAGTATTAATGATGCATCGTATGTACCAAAGGATGATCCTAGCCATCACTTTACCAGGGGGTCTGGAAAGAATGAGAACCCTCCGAATGCTCTGTATTTGTCTCAGTGGATTCATGGCCAGCCAACATCTCACAATTATGTCAAATTTCTAGAAGAAAGTTCAACATTTCCCCATAAGGCTCCTGCAAAAGATATAGTGGACGCCATCCCTTTACCGGTTGGTAGCTTGCATGCTGTAAATGGGGTCTCTGAGATTCCAAGTGAGGTTTTATATAACAGTTTGGCAAATGCATGTGGTTTTAAGCTTGCTGATCCTTCCCTTATCATGGATGCTTGGAAGGAAAATTTGTCTGTCCCTGTACTCAATAACCACCATGAAGCTTCAACAAGTGCAGCAGGATTTTTATGCTCTAGTCAAAACGAG GTAACATACCTGAACCCACAGAATGGAGGACAAGTGAACAAATTCACCAGTACACAATACCAGATATGCACTCAG GATTGTACATCAAGGACACAAGAACTAAATGAAGATAATTTTAATGTTTCTAAACACAATTCAAGAGTAGCAATTGCTCCACCTTGTTTCCAATCGAAACCACGCAGCAGTGCATCACGACAGAGGGCATCTGCAACTGACCGT CGTCGCAGACTAAGAATCTCTGAAAGACTCAAAGCATTGCAAGTACTGCTCCCACATTCTGAG GGTGGTAAAGCATCCGTTCTTGATGATATCATTGACTATATCAAGCATTTGCAGTTACAAATCAAG GATTTAAGTCAAAGCCGATTGGGTGGTCAATCAACTTCtgatccttttatttttcttgag GGATATGGACACTACATTCTACACGATCAGATGCTGAAAGAACCACTTGAAGAGATGATGGGAAAGTTACTGGAGGTGAATCCATCAGAAGCTACACAATTATTAGAGGGTAGAGGCCTTTATGTGATGCCCATGACTTTGGTCGAAGGTTTACTCCAGACAATGTAG